Proteins from one Bacteroidales bacterium genomic window:
- a CDS encoding 6-phosphofructokinase — MKDAVAILCAGGPAPGINTVISAVTKIFLQNGYTVLGINGGYKSLFASEPSYDYLDFEFADLIYSRGGSALKMSRHKPKDDEFKVDFFKKNNVKLLVTIGGDDTASSANRLTKFLSEKKMDVKNIHVPKTIDNDLPLPEGTPTFGYHSAKEEGVRLATTIYEDARTSGNWFVVSAMGREAGHLAFGIGTACHYPMIIIPEMFNKTKITFDKITKLVISSMVKRRLLGIDYGVAIISEGVFHFMSEKEIIDTGINFTYDDHGHPELGNVSKSHIFNMLTQQALKELRINVKSRPNEMGYELRCCRPVAYDLNYATRLGLGVYKLFKEGRTGCMVTVDRGGRILPLYLKDVEDENGKVKPRLVNVETENVQLIFRNNLHFITKADYRGAKKFVPNPEEYDFYKILEWDENPVD, encoded by the coding sequence ATGAAAGATGCAGTTGCTATACTATGCGCCGGTGGCCCTGCTCCCGGAATCAATACAGTGATCAGTGCTGTTACCAAGATATTTTTGCAAAACGGCTATACTGTTCTTGGTATTAACGGTGGATACAAATCTCTTTTTGCAAGCGAGCCTTCTTACGATTATCTCGACTTTGAGTTCGCCGATCTTATTTACAGTCGCGGCGGTTCAGCTCTTAAGATGAGCAGACACAAACCCAAGGATGATGAATTCAAGGTTGACTTTTTCAAAAAGAATAATGTGAAACTTCTGGTTACTATCGGAGGTGATGATACAGCTTCTTCGGCTAACAGGCTCACTAAATTCCTTTCTGAGAAAAAAATGGATGTGAAGAATATTCACGTTCCAAAGACAATCGATAATGACCTGCCTCTTCCCGAAGGAACCCCTACATTTGGCTACCACTCTGCTAAAGAGGAAGGTGTAAGGCTTGCCACAACTATTTATGAAGATGCCCGCACCAGCGGAAACTGGTTCGTGGTTTCTGCAATGGGTCGCGAAGCCGGTCACCTGGCATTTGGTATCGGAACCGCCTGTCACTATCCGATGATCATTATTCCGGAGATGTTTAATAAAACCAAAATCACCTTTGATAAGATCACAAAACTGGTTATCAGTTCAATGGTTAAGAGAAGGCTTTTGGGCATTGATTATGGGGTTGCAATTATATCTGAAGGTGTCTTCCATTTCATGAGTGAAAAGGAGATTATAGATACAGGTATCAATTTCACATACGATGATCACGGACACCCTGAACTTGGTAACGTAAGCAAATCTCATATTTTCAATATGCTTACTCAGCAGGCCTTAAAGGAACTCAGGATCAACGTTAAATCCCGCCCGAACGAGATGGGTTATGAATTGAGATGCTGCCGTCCGGTTGCCTATGATCTTAACTATGCAACAAGGCTTGGACTTGGCGTTTACAAACTATTCAAGGAAGGCAGAACCGGTTGTATGGTTACTGTTGACAGAGGTGGCCGCATTTTACCATTATACCTAAAAGATGTTGAAGATGAAAATGGAAAGGTTAAGCCACGCCTGGTAAATGTTGAAACAGAAAATGTACAGCTCATATTCAGAAACAACCTGCATTTTATAACAAAGGCGGATTACAGAGGAGCAAAGAAATTTGTCCCGAATCCTGAAGAATATGATTTCTATAAGATCCTTGAATGGGATGAAAATCCGGTAGACTGA
- a CDS encoding TIGR01777 family protein produces the protein MSESPINNNPSSSTVLITGGSGLIGRYLTSALLNEGYQVAHLSRKANQFGKVRVFRWDTEKGILDPAIFTGIDYIVHLAGANIGEKRWSEGRKQEIIKSRVESSKLLYDVVTGSNIQLKAFISASAVGYYGSLTSERIFSEEDPAATDFLGSTCRLWEEGADLFANAGIRTVKIRTAVVLEKTDSALSKMMMPAKYGFLVQTGNGRQYMPWIHIEDLCNIYVKAIKDQKMNGAYNAVSPQHVTHREFIKTLAKGIGKPVFPVPVPGFILRAALGEMSDVVLKGSRVSSEKIQNAGYSFKLSNLPEALKDVLNN, from the coding sequence ATGTCTGAAAGCCCAATCAATAATAATCCCAGCAGTTCAACTGTTCTGATAACCGGAGGAAGCGGACTTATTGGCAGATACCTTACCTCTGCGCTTCTTAATGAAGGTTATCAGGTTGCTCATCTTTCCCGGAAAGCCAATCAATTCGGGAAAGTCAGGGTTTTCAGATGGGACACCGAAAAGGGAATACTAGACCCGGCAATATTTACAGGTATTGATTATATTGTTCATCTGGCAGGAGCAAATATCGGGGAAAAACGATGGTCAGAAGGCAGAAAACAGGAAATTATTAAAAGCCGCGTTGAATCATCAAAATTACTTTATGATGTAGTTACAGGCAGTAATATACAATTAAAAGCTTTTATATCTGCCTCAGCAGTTGGCTATTACGGGTCATTAACAAGCGAGAGGATCTTCAGTGAAGAAGATCCTGCTGCAACTGATTTTCTGGGTAGCACCTGCAGATTATGGGAAGAGGGGGCTGATCTCTTTGCGAATGCGGGTATCAGGACTGTAAAAATCAGAACAGCTGTTGTTCTGGAAAAAACCGACAGTGCATTATCAAAAATGATGATGCCGGCAAAATACGGTTTCCTGGTTCAGACCGGTAATGGCAGACAATATATGCCATGGATCCACATTGAAGACCTCTGCAATATTTATGTAAAGGCAATTAAAGATCAGAAAATGAATGGTGCTTATAACGCTGTATCGCCTCAGCATGTAACCCACAGAGAATTTATTAAAACACTTGCAAAGGGAATTGGGAAGCCTGTCTTTCCGGTTCCTGTTCCGGGCTTTATTCTGAGAGCGGCTTTGGGGGAGATGTCGGATGTGGTATTGAAGGGGAGCAGGGTATCTTCAGAAAAAATACAAAATGCAGGCTACTCCTTCAAATTAAGTAACCTGCCTGAAGCATTAAAAGATGTGTTAAATAATTAA